In Pedobacter heparinus DSM 2366, the following are encoded in one genomic region:
- a CDS encoding tetratricopeptide repeat protein codes for MKRIGLLIFTTLIATIAFSQRPSKEQMEADRKRLTEAMQKLNEKTSKMDPKVKKGYDSLLNQYGVGQKMDNAIKQVNEGGPTKSGGVANGLIPAKDTKAIAGIAATPSRVNMGAFIGNTGNTTFAAVLPVAKNKANNIYKDLQQKGASIDEMGNAAAALWVGGRTQIALSLMAQVCKDDANNTDNLNNYAAMLTMTGAPEMAIPLLNNLNGQFKKNSTILNNLGQAWFALGDVDQAKKYLDTTLALAASHSQANQTMCLIAQGNGNKTVAIAAAKTAFKQGYSGTRADLLKNLGYIPGIGDYNNFPLANKNDDLLNLGGFAMPAFPKSVAECKAMDPIWKQFRADIDQRLKALQKTSDASKEQMLNQLEQQKKQFMDVMNKTLANPGSVSQSEAMKIVAAPMYAKKMNAKENVVLQNLQQKKQAAAQSIKEYMNGEGGALKKKYDDAMVVINKKMADVGEGGNTTLDMICRESVKASDAFLKPYNTKLEGLYNDYLAADKQLLNEMAYSSLYTTYPKLLPGINAGLQAQWLKDLSLTQNGGFNFANILKYDCVDDAEGKGGRLTQFKDPNCSINSEFGSSKLGFTMTLTCSGLTTTVNAGVISGTLNQDLDHAGFGDSFKNCTVSIGPKVSAGGKLGPLQASVSAGVGADIEIDRTGVTDVVVAGGVEAAAGVGPAGASAGMEGRMSLNSGSGSLNGTGIFK; via the coding sequence ATGAAACGAATAGGTCTATTAATCTTTACCACGTTAATTGCAACGATTGCTTTTTCACAAAGGCCATCTAAAGAGCAAATGGAGGCAGATAGGAAGCGATTGACTGAAGCCATGCAAAAACTCAATGAAAAGACTTCTAAAATGGATCCCAAGGTAAAAAAGGGATATGACAGTCTGCTCAATCAATATGGTGTGGGACAAAAGATGGACAATGCCATAAAACAGGTAAACGAAGGTGGGCCAACAAAAAGTGGCGGTGTTGCCAACGGTCTTATTCCTGCAAAAGACACCAAAGCCATTGCTGGTATTGCTGCTACACCTTCCAGAGTAAACATGGGTGCATTTATCGGCAATACAGGAAATACAACTTTTGCGGCTGTACTTCCTGTTGCAAAAAATAAAGCCAACAATATCTATAAAGACCTGCAACAAAAAGGAGCAAGCATTGATGAAATGGGCAATGCTGCTGCCGCATTATGGGTGGGTGGCCGTACACAAATCGCATTGAGCTTGATGGCACAGGTATGTAAAGATGATGCCAATAACACTGATAATTTGAATAACTATGCAGCTATGTTAACGATGACTGGGGCTCCTGAAATGGCAATCCCTCTTCTCAATAATCTCAATGGACAATTTAAAAAGAATAGTACAATACTCAACAACCTCGGTCAGGCATGGTTTGCCTTAGGTGATGTGGACCAAGCCAAAAAATACCTGGATACCACACTTGCACTTGCCGCATCACACTCGCAGGCCAACCAAACGATGTGTTTGATTGCTCAAGGGAATGGTAATAAAACAGTAGCCATTGCGGCAGCGAAAACTGCTTTCAAACAAGGGTATAGTGGTACAAGAGCAGATCTGTTGAAAAATTTAGGCTACATCCCCGGCATCGGTGATTACAACAATTTTCCACTTGCAAATAAAAATGATGATTTACTTAACCTCGGAGGTTTTGCCATGCCTGCCTTTCCAAAATCAGTAGCAGAATGTAAGGCGATGGACCCAATATGGAAACAATTTCGTGCTGATATTGACCAACGACTAAAAGCATTGCAGAAAACCAGCGATGCGTCAAAAGAGCAAATGCTGAATCAATTAGAGCAACAAAAAAAGCAATTTATGGATGTCATGAACAAAACCTTAGCAAACCCCGGTTCTGTAAGCCAGAGTGAAGCCATGAAAATTGTGGCTGCACCCATGTATGCAAAGAAAATGAATGCAAAAGAAAACGTAGTGTTACAAAACCTGCAACAAAAAAAACAGGCTGCCGCTCAAAGTATCAAGGAATATATGAATGGCGAAGGCGGTGCTTTAAAGAAAAAATACGACGACGCAATGGTTGTTATTAATAAAAAAATGGCCGACGTGGGTGAAGGCGGGAATACCACACTGGACATGATCTGCAGGGAATCGGTAAAAGCATCGGATGCATTTTTAAAACCATACAATACCAAATTGGAAGGGCTGTATAATGATTACCTGGCTGCCGATAAACAACTGCTAAATGAAATGGCTTACTCATCCCTTTATACCACCTATCCAAAATTATTACCTGGCATCAACGCAGGCTTGCAGGCGCAGTGGTTAAAAGACCTTAGTTTAACGCAAAACGGCGGATTCAACTTTGCCAACATTTTAAAATACGATTGTGTGGACGATGCAGAAGGTAAAGGTGGTCGGTTAACGCAGTTCAAAGACCCAAACTGTAGCATCAACAGTGAATTTGGAAGCTCAAAACTCGGCTTCACGATGACGCTTACCTGCAGTGGCTTAACCACCACCGTTAATGCAGGCGTAATCAGCGGCACTTTAAATCAAGATTTAGATCATGCAGGTTTTGGCGATTCCTTTAAGAATTGCACAGTTAGCATTGGACCTAAAGTAAGTGCCGGCGGCAAATTGGGGCCATTACAGGCAAGCGTAAGCGCTGGTGTAGGTGCAGATATTGAAATTGACAGAACAGGTGTAACCGATGTAGTGGTAGCGGGAGGTGTAGAAGCTGCAGCAGGAGTTGGCCCTGCTGGGGCAAGCGCAGGTATGGAAGGAAGAATGAGCCTTAATAGTGGCTCAGGCTCACTAAACGGAACAGGTATCTTTAAATAA
- a CDS encoding IPT/TIG domain-containing protein has product MKTLKYNTFATASGIAFVLFLLALSSCKKENGTPITDPTPKDTTLKVASLSATTLHYGDTLSITGSNFSTVVLNNTVTINEVAATLQSATATQLKIIVPAVGAVSGEVKIKTGNQTVSGGNITYVPDVFVAGSQDNGAHPLATYWKNSTAVKLSTEESALSSIFINGNDVYAAGWERTNNLQLANYWKNGTKTTLGTGASAANSISVNGNDVHVGGWEIINGFDLSRYWKNGTGTTISVNDPIVSQIVTGNGSCTGIYINNNNVYAVGSYRNSQGRFSPWEFTNGTIPANTIPNNDKHCFANAVFASGSDKYVAGNQNNATTGLAMATIWKNGTATTLTAGTASVGVATAVFVKGNDVYVAGYEQENYYGGGPTFAKYWKNGVAVKLSTTSSSATGIAVFGNDVYVSGWENNGAYNVAKYWKNGVAVNLGNTTLNSSGNAIVVR; this is encoded by the coding sequence ATGAAAACATTAAAATATAACACATTTGCAACAGCATCGGGTATAGCATTTGTGCTGTTCCTACTTGCATTGTCTTCTTGCAAAAAAGAGAATGGCACTCCCATTACTGATCCAACACCAAAAGATACTACACTTAAAGTAGCTTCTTTATCTGCCACCACCTTACACTATGGCGACACGCTTAGCATTACTGGCAGCAATTTTTCTACTGTAGTCCTTAATAATACCGTTACTATTAATGAGGTGGCAGCCACTTTGCAATCAGCCACGGCTACACAGCTGAAGATAATTGTTCCTGCTGTGGGAGCTGTTAGCGGTGAAGTAAAAATAAAAACAGGCAACCAGACTGTGAGTGGTGGCAACATTACTTATGTGCCTGATGTATTTGTAGCTGGTTCTCAGGATAATGGCGCACACCCTTTGGCTACCTATTGGAAAAACAGCACTGCTGTTAAACTAAGCACAGAAGAATCAGCATTGAGTTCAATTTTTATAAATGGCAATGATGTGTATGCAGCAGGATGGGAAAGGACTAACAATTTACAATTGGCCAATTATTGGAAAAATGGCACTAAAACCACGCTTGGTACCGGCGCATCTGCTGCCAATAGCATTTCTGTAAACGGTAACGATGTGCATGTTGGCGGCTGGGAAATCATCAACGGATTTGACCTTTCCCGGTACTGGAAAAACGGGACAGGTACAACCATAAGTGTTAATGATCCCATTGTATCGCAGATCGTTACCGGTAATGGCTCTTGTACAGGAATTTATATAAATAACAACAATGTTTATGCTGTTGGAAGTTATCGCAACTCACAGGGGAGGTTTTCGCCCTGGGAATTTACTAACGGGACAATACCAGCTAATACCATTCCCAATAACGATAAGCATTGCTTTGCCAATGCAGTTTTCGCAAGCGGAAGCGATAAGTATGTGGCAGGCAACCAAAACAATGCAACAACAGGCTTGGCTATGGCTACCATCTGGAAAAACGGAACCGCTACAACACTAACCGCAGGTACGGCTTCGGTAGGCGTGGCAACCGCTGTTTTCGTAAAGGGAAACGATGTATATGTGGCAGGATATGAACAGGAAAATTATTATGGTGGCGGGCCAACTTTTGCAAAATATTGGAAAAATGGGGTAGCAGTAAAATTATCAACAACATCATCTAGTGCTACAGGTATTGCGGTTTTTGGTAATGATGTTTATGTATCGGGATGGGAAAACAACGGAGCATACAATGTAGCAAAATACTGGAAAAATGGAGTGGCTGTCAATTTGGGAAATACCACACTGAATTCATCAGGTAATGCTATTGTTGTGCGATAA
- a CDS encoding serine hydrolase domain-containing protein, producing the protein MMKQLLTFSLVVLFSCSAAAQENNVLTHIRMDSLIKKWMADTHTPGLAIGVLKRGHLAKIKTYGIADVESGAPLTDESVFMIASLSKQFISFAILLLEQENRLSLQDPAVKYITELPDPLNKMTIYQLLTHTSGLVRDPENYHPYDRQAIMDVIKSMYTIPLNAQPGDKWLYSNAGYFILAEIITRVSGSPWDTFIINKLFIPANMTKTRTGTVSEIIPGRVAGYNYTKQGLVNTEKWIAVRPSGAFVSTINDMVKWDNFLDTTHLLSPERKSLLWKPARLNNGVLLNYALGWYAEPFVGTTRIHHDGQYPGFRSDYERFPDEGLTLIILSNLDNGPLESLAIKAAGILNPKLTLPPFNIRVKVPEKVAAGDLKIPIDITIVDEGKDIVNSLIEMEIWDESGKSVYKQHAEGLNFSSAEPKQLLFSWSPQKAGRYTVNIGVYGSRWAFSYAWMTNLVTIKVQ; encoded by the coding sequence ATGATGAAACAGCTATTAACCTTCTCACTCGTCGTACTTTTTAGTTGCAGCGCAGCAGCACAAGAAAACAATGTATTGACTCACATTCGGATGGACAGCCTTATCAAAAAATGGATGGCAGATACACATACACCCGGGCTTGCCATTGGAGTCCTCAAACGCGGACATTTGGCAAAAATTAAAACTTATGGAATAGCCGATGTAGAAAGTGGTGCACCCCTTACTGACGAAAGTGTTTTCATGATCGCTTCACTAAGCAAGCAATTTATTTCATTTGCAATCCTGCTGCTCGAACAAGAGAACCGGCTTTCACTACAAGATCCTGCCGTCAAATATATTACGGAACTCCCTGACCCTTTAAATAAGATGACCATCTACCAACTCCTAACCCATACCTCTGGGTTGGTCAGAGATCCCGAAAATTATCATCCTTATGATCGGCAAGCAATTATGGATGTGATCAAATCCATGTATACCATCCCCCTAAATGCTCAGCCAGGGGATAAGTGGCTTTATTCAAACGCAGGCTATTTTATACTGGCAGAGATCATCACCCGTGTGAGTGGCAGCCCTTGGGATACTTTCATTATCAATAAACTATTTATCCCCGCCAACATGACCAAAACACGTACAGGAACGGTTTCCGAAATAATCCCTGGTCGCGTTGCAGGATACAATTATACCAAGCAAGGATTGGTCAATACAGAAAAATGGATCGCTGTCCGTCCTAGTGGTGCTTTTGTATCAACCATCAATGACATGGTTAAATGGGATAATTTTCTTGACACCACCCATTTACTATCTCCGGAGCGTAAAAGTTTACTCTGGAAGCCCGCCAGGCTAAATAACGGAGTGCTACTTAATTATGCACTTGGCTGGTATGCAGAACCCTTTGTCGGAACAACACGCATTCATCACGACGGTCAATACCCAGGATTCCGTTCGGACTATGAACGGTTTCCAGATGAAGGGCTGACATTAATTATTCTTAGTAATTTGGATAACGGACCATTAGAATCGCTGGCAATAAAAGCAGCTGGTATCTTGAATCCGAAATTGACATTGCCACCATTCAATATACGGGTTAAAGTTCCAGAAAAAGTTGCTGCTGGAGACCTGAAGATTCCAATTGACATTACAATAGTTGATGAAGGCAAAGACATAGTAAATAGCCTTATAGAAATGGAAATATGGGACGAAAGTGGTAAAAGTGTATATAAGCAACATGCAGAAGGCCTGAATTTCAGCTCTGCCGAACCCAAACAACTACTCTTCTCTTGGTCGCCCCAAAAAGCCGGTCGTTATACAGTAAACATCGGAGTTTACGGCTCACGTTGGGCATTTAGTTATGCTTGGATGACGAATTTAGTTACCATTAAGGTTCAGTGA
- the rnhA gene encoding ribonuclease HI gives MIEIYTDGAASGNPGPGGYGVILRSGNHYKELSAGFRLTTNNRMELMAVIVGLNALKTPGQEVTVFSDSKYVIDSVEKKWVFGWVKTGFKGKKNKDLWMQFLNSYKLHHVKFVWIKGHNNHPENERCDQLAVAASKNRAALAIDGPFEAEKNSASLL, from the coding sequence ATGATAGAAATTTATACAGACGGAGCGGCCAGCGGAAATCCCGGACCAGGTGGATACGGTGTGATTTTACGCTCAGGTAACCACTATAAGGAACTGAGTGCAGGCTTCCGTTTAACCACCAATAACAGAATGGAACTGATGGCTGTTATTGTAGGTTTAAATGCATTAAAAACACCCGGACAAGAAGTAACTGTATTTTCTGATTCTAAATATGTAATCGATTCTGTAGAAAAAAAATGGGTATTTGGCTGGGTAAAAACAGGCTTTAAAGGAAAAAAGAACAAAGACCTCTGGATGCAGTTCTTAAATAGCTATAAACTGCACCACGTTAAATTTGTATGGATAAAAGGGCATAACAACCACCCTGAAAATGAAAGATGTGACCAGCTGGCCGTTGCAGCCTCAAAAAACAGGGCAGCATTGGCTATCGACGGCCCATTTGAAGCAGAAAAAAACAGTGCATCATTGCTTTAA
- the fbp gene encoding class 1 fructose-bisphosphatase yields MSGIKTLGQFIIEKQSDFPYAKGELSRLLRDIGIAAKIVNREVNKAGLVDILGDAGTVNIQGEGQQKLDVFANTQFISALTSGGECCIVATEEEDEFVPIDSPVSKNAKYIVCIDPLDGSSNIDVNVAVGTIFSIYRRKSVDGVATLQDVLQKGTQQVAAGYVIYGSSTMMVYTTGKGVNGFTLDPSIGEFCLSHPNMKIPENGTIYSINEGNYVHFPEGVKKYIKYAQVEDKLTSRPYTSRYIGSMVGDIHRNLIKGGIYIYPTTSSSPNGKLRLLYECNPMAFIVEQAGGVASDGFNRILDIEPTELHQRTSIFIGSPAMVKVAEDLMVEFSSEKNNTMVNGSAVNGKLQELGVVRGID; encoded by the coding sequence ATGTCGGGCATAAAAACACTAGGACAATTTATTATTGAAAAACAGTCTGATTTTCCTTATGCAAAAGGAGAACTCTCCAGGTTGCTCAGAGATATCGGTATAGCTGCTAAAATTGTAAACAGAGAGGTGAACAAAGCCGGTTTGGTTGACATTCTTGGTGATGCGGGCACAGTAAATATACAGGGAGAGGGACAGCAAAAGCTGGATGTATTTGCCAATACGCAATTTATAAGTGCATTGACAAGTGGGGGTGAATGTTGTATTGTGGCTACTGAAGAGGAAGATGAATTTGTACCTATTGATTCTCCGGTGTCTAAAAATGCCAAATATATTGTATGTATCGATCCGCTGGATGGCTCATCAAATATAGATGTGAATGTTGCTGTTGGAACTATTTTTTCAATCTATAGGCGTAAATCTGTAGATGGGGTGGCTACGCTTCAGGATGTATTGCAGAAAGGTACGCAGCAGGTTGCTGCGGGCTATGTAATTTACGGTTCCTCTACCATGATGGTTTATACTACAGGAAAAGGAGTGAACGGTTTTACTTTGGATCCGTCCATTGGCGAGTTTTGCTTGTCTCATCCCAATATGAAAATACCGGAAAACGGGACCATCTATTCCATTAATGAGGGTAATTATGTCCACTTTCCGGAAGGGGTAAAAAAATACATTAAATATGCACAGGTTGAAGATAAATTGACCAGCAGACCATACACTTCCAGGTATATTGGTTCTATGGTGGGCGACATCCACCGGAACCTGATCAAGGGAGGGATTTACATTTATCCTACTACTTCAAGCTCTCCGAATGGGAAACTGAGGTTATTGTATGAGTGTAATCCAATGGCTTTTATTGTAGAGCAGGCCGGGGGGGTAGCCTCTGATGGCTTTAACAGGATACTGGATATTGAACCTACTGAACTGCACCAGCGTACTTCTATCTTTATTGGTTCTCCTGCAATGGTTAAAGTTGCAGAGGACCTGATGGTTGAGTTTTCATCTGAAAAAAACAATACTATGGTTAATGGCAGTGCTGTTAATGGAAAACTGCAGGAACTGGGGGTTGTGAGGGGTATTGATTAA
- a CDS encoding metallophosphoesterase family protein, with amino-acid sequence MKKIGLISDTHGFLDDAVFKHFDECDEIWHAGDFGPGVAERLAAFKPLKGVYGNIDDKEIRAVYPEHLRFNCEKVDVWMTHIGGYPGRYSPLVKPEIYTKPPMLFISGHSHILKVMYDKKINCLHINPGAAGNSGWHRIKTLIRFCISEEKIHTLVAIEIGNR; translated from the coding sequence ATGAAGAAAATAGGACTGATTTCTGATACGCATGGCTTTTTGGATGATGCGGTTTTTAAACACTTTGACGAATGTGACGAGATTTGGCATGCCGGGGATTTTGGACCGGGTGTGGCGGAGCGACTTGCAGCCTTTAAGCCTTTGAAAGGTGTTTATGGCAATATTGACGACAAAGAGATCCGCGCTGTCTACCCCGAGCACCTCCGTTTTAACTGTGAAAAGGTGGATGTATGGATGACGCATATTGGTGGATATCCGGGTAGGTACTCGCCGCTGGTAAAACCTGAAATTTACACTAAGCCTCCAATGCTTTTTATTTCCGGTCATTCGCATATTTTAAAAGTGATGTACGACAAAAAGATAAACTGTTTGCATATAAATCCCGGTGCAGCCGGAAATTCTGGCTGGCACCGAATAAAAACTTTAATTAGATTTTGTATTTCAGAAGAAAAAATACATACCTTAGTCGCCATAGAAATAGGTAATAGATAA
- a CDS encoding tRNA1(Val) (adenine(37)-N6)-methyltransferase, translated as MKNAFRFKQFEIDQTGCAMRINTDGVLLGAVAGKNEAANILDIGTGTGVIALMLAQRFPNALVDAVEIDEQAALTATKNALNAPFSGRLKVLHSAIEDYLPEKYYDLIVSNPPYFVNDLKNPEHRKGVARHTDAHFFEQLLERVAAMLSRDGRFWFILPLKQAQNIVDMAKFYGLGMAVVLHIHSDENKPEIRQIVCLDYSGQPAHHHNLYIYAGKGLYTDAYKVLLKDFFLAF; from the coding sequence ATGAAGAATGCTTTTAGATTTAAACAATTTGAAATTGACCAGACGGGTTGTGCCATGCGGATCAATACAGATGGGGTTTTACTTGGGGCGGTTGCCGGAAAAAATGAAGCGGCAAATATACTGGATATAGGAACAGGTACAGGGGTTATCGCCCTGATGCTGGCCCAACGCTTTCCAAACGCTTTGGTAGATGCGGTGGAAATTGATGAGCAGGCTGCGCTTACTGCTACAAAAAATGCTTTAAATGCTCCCTTTTCCGGAAGGCTAAAGGTATTGCATTCGGCTATTGAAGATTATTTGCCAGAAAAATATTACGATTTAATTGTTTCCAATCCACCATATTTTGTGAACGATCTTAAAAATCCTGAACACAGAAAAGGGGTAGCCAGGCATACCGATGCCCATTTTTTTGAGCAGTTGCTGGAGCGTGTGGCTGCTATGCTGAGCAGGGACGGCAGGTTTTGGTTTATATTGCCACTAAAACAGGCTCAAAATATCGTAGACATGGCCAAGTTTTACGGGTTGGGTATGGCCGTTGTGCTGCACATACATTCTGATGAAAATAAACCTGAGATCAGACAGATTGTCTGTCTTGATTATTCCGGACAGCCTGCACATCATCATAATTTATACATTTATGCCGGGAAGGGGCTTTATACCGACGCATATAAAGTATTGTTAAAAGATTTTTTTCTGGCATTTTAA